CGCCAAGGCCCCACCGGCAATGAACAACTCCGGATGCTGCGAAGCCAACGCAGAACGGGCCTCGCGAACACAGGGCTCGACCAAACTCCTGAGCGCCAACAACTGCTCAGGAGGGAGGCTGGAATGCGCTGAGAATTGAATGAGCTCAGCATCATTGAGCTGACGCTTGCTGCAATTCGCCTCAACAAGAACTTGATACAGCTCAGCTGGGAGATCGTTGAACAGGTCAGGGTTAAAAACCTTGGCCCGCCGAATCAGAGATTGCAGATCGGAGTTGCCGTCAACCATCCGTGCCTCTCGAAATACAGGGCCCAGGCGATCGTGCCAATCAAACCGGGACAATGCTCGAGAGCCAAGGAGGCAAGGTTCCGAGAGACTCCAAGGTTCAACAGGATCTCAGTGAACTCTTCCTTGGTTTGAACGGTCTCAGGACGAATCGCGGAGCCGACCACCCAGGTCAACTTTGTCGACTCCAGGTTGCCACCGGAATTCTCACAAGCCAAGAAGAGATTGGCCGCATTTCCTTTAACAGTGGCCTCATCTTGCCACATTTGAATATAGTCTTCGCGCAAATCAATCCGCAGGACTTCACCGTCCCGATCAAACCGCAACTCTCGTTCGCCACCAGACAGGAGACGAAGCCGATCGATCTCGGAATCAAGCAGGCGCTTCATGGCTCAACCGAGAGTCCGCCTGACGAATTTAATTCCAACCCGCTGGCACCTCTTGACTCCAGTCGCAAAGCTTTTCAAAACGGAATGGTCCAGCGATTGATCCCCAAAGGTGCTCATGGGTCACCGGGTCGTAACCACGGTCAATCGTTTGCATCGTTTGAGGGGTCAACTCAAACTCACTCAACAGATAGGAATCACGCCCCTTACGAAAGACCTTGCAATTACAACCCGGTTCAACCTTTCCACTAAACCCTCCATTGGTCTGATCCACCCAATAGGTGCAGCCAGACAAAAGCCTTAAATCAGCCTCGGCAAGCTCAGCAAGCCTTGCTGGGTCCTCGACAGCGCCATAAAAACGCTCAGGAGACTCGATCGCGAAATTTAAAATGGAAAGCGTCCCATCCTCGAGATAACCGGGCCGCAGAACCCTGACCCGATAAGGCTCATTTGGGGCTATCGCATAGGCCTGCTCAAGCAAAAGGCTATAGGCCTGAAGATGAATAATCGGACGAATCCGGACAAGGATATTTCCGTAGAGCGGTGGGTTCTCAAATGCCTGAGCTTGATTACTAAAGCTGCCCGAAAGCATTCGCGTTAGCGCGCCGGCAAGGTTTGTCACTTGACTGAAATCAATAAAACCAGGATAACACTCTATTGATCTAACAAAGCCCCAATGCGAAACAATCGAAGACCGACGTGCACTCCTTTGATTCCAGACGCTTGCGTCTTTCCCTGAAGCCGATACCATCCAGCCAATTCCAGATCTCCTCACATGTCGGCAGGATCGTCAGCCAACCCTGAGGCCCGCTCGCAATCCGCCGTGCTTGCATCGTTGAGCCAAAGCCTGGAAGCACTGAGCGTGATCGGCGAATCCCTGACCTTTCGCGTGCTTGAGCTGGAAGAACGGCTCGGAGCTCTCGAAAACAAAACCAGTGAACTGGCCGAAGTCCAGCCAACGGAAGGCCTCAACCAAGACACCGCCGCAACGCTGGAGTGCACCGAGCGCCGCATTGTCCGGCTCGAAGAGTTACTGACCAACCCGAATCGAATCCAAGCGACACACGCCGTAGCTCTCGAAGCCATTGAGAGCGAAGAGGAATTCATCGAAGACAATCCATTCCCCGATGAGGTTGAACAACCCTTTATGGATGAGTTCGCGGCTTGAGCTAGGCGACCAGGGACCCTGGTCAAACCCAACTAGTGACCGAACAAACGAAGCCTGAAGTCAGCGACTTGGGCTGCCACTTTTGGGTTGCTCAAAAAGAAAGGATGATCGGAACAGGCCTGAATCGCCAGGTCTTTTTTCTCTTGCAGGCTCAGGTTGTCATGCGCTCCAGTGCTCGCATGACGCTTGAACGCAGCATCAAAGACCATGCCGAAACTGTCGGCGTTATCAAAGAGTTCGCCTGGCTTATCGGGAATGCTGATTGGCATACGTACCGTTCGACCGAGCGAAAATATTGAATTGATGAATGCCAGGACCCAGATTTGAACTGGGGACACGGCGATTTTCAATCGCCTGCTCTACCAACTGAGCTATCCCGGCCCGTCGCTCGCGCGACCCGTCGATCTTAGATCACAGCCGCCCTCTCCCAGGGCCTTTGGCGCAGGGGACTCAGGCCTGAGGCATGGCCCGCAACATGGACACCAGTGTCCGGTGGGCGTCCTCACTGTCGGTCAGGGTGTGGTCAAAGCGGACTTCAACGCAGGCGCCATCAACCTCAAGTTCCATCAGCTCAGGACGCACGGCCAGCATCCGAGCTGCAACCGGAGCCTCGACACCGCCGTAGTGACGCGCATAGGCGAGAACCGCCTCAGCGTGGTCGTCGTTCATGTGCTTGCAAATCCGATCGCTGACGGCGGGAGTGAGGGGGTCAGCAGACATCGGTGCACAGCTCAAGACTCGCCGATTCTGCCCCCTTCCCTAGGCCCCTGCGAAGCGCTGCCACAGCAGAAGACCCAAGCGGACACCGGAGAAGCCGACGTACCCCGCAAGAACCACGAACAACGCAATGGAGAGCCAGGAGGCGAGGCGTTCCTTCACGGGGGGCAAGCGGCAGTGAGCGCCAGTCTGGCCATGCCCGCGGCCCCCGTGCAGTGGGGGCGGTTCAACACCGGGACCCCCAAGATGCGTTGACGGATCAGCCGCCACTGGGGATTGCGGGCTCCGCCCCCCAGGCTGATCACCCGCTGGATCGGCTCAGCCCCCAGGCGCTGCAGCGTCGCCCAGCCCTGGGCCTCGATCTGCGCCAGGCCCTCGAGCAGCCCCTGCAGATAGAGGGCATCGCTGATGGGCCGGGGCTCCAGGATCGGCGCCAGGTTCGGGTCGTCCACAGGGAAGCGCTCCCCCGGGCGGGGCAGAGGCCGCAGGGTCAGGCCGCTGCTGCTGCGCGGATCGATCTGGCGGCTCAGTTCAACGAGCAGGGCATCGGAGAAGAACTGGCGCAGAACACCGGCCCCGGCGTTGGAGGCACCACCGACAAGCCAGCGCCCCGCGACGCGATGGGAACTGATGCCAGGCCCCGCCAGCGGGGTCTTGGACCATTGCTTGAGCACCAGGGTGGTGCCCAGCACCGTCACCCCATCGCCGGGCTGGGGATCAGCGGCCAACACCGCCGCGTTGGCATCGGTGCTGCCCGCTACCACCTGGCAGTGGGCCGGCAATCCCAGGGCGTTGCTGGCGGCCGGCGACAACGGACCGAGCAGCGCACCGGAAGCGACGACCTCCGGCAGGGCCCCACTCCAGGGCTGCTCGGCAATGGCGCCCTGCCAACGCCTCTGGCCCAGGTCCCAGCCCAGGCGGAGATTGTTCCCTTCCTCGCCGAAGCGCCAATCCCCCAGCAACCATCCGCTCAGCCAATCGGCCTGATGACGCAC
This DNA window, taken from Synechococcus sp. LTW-R, encodes the following:
- a CDS encoding DUF2470 domain-containing protein, whose amino-acid sequence is MSADPLTPAVSDRICKHMNDDHAEAVLAYARHYGGVEAPVAARMLAVRPELMELEVDGACVEVRFDHTLTDSEDAHRTLVSMLRAMPQA
- a CDS encoding chromophore lyase CpcT/CpeT, giving the protein MTNLAGALTRMLSGSFSNQAQAFENPPLYGNILVRIRPIIHLQAYSLLLEQAYAIAPNEPYRVRVLRPGYLEDGTLSILNFAIESPERFYGAVEDPARLAELAEADLRLLSGCTYWVDQTNGGFSGKVEPGCNCKVFRKGRDSYLLSEFELTPQTMQTIDRGYDPVTHEHLWGSIAGPFRFEKLCDWSQEVPAGWN
- a CDS encoding FGGY-family carbohydrate kinase; translation: MIDTGREPLGLGIDLGTSGLRLAVLDRSGTVLAERSSDYPGSFEDPLGWRQGVITLCAALPDDLRDRVAAVAVDGTSGTVLACSANGDPCGSALPYFLACPEQAQAATELAGSTASPAASASGSLARVLRLFASSSGERFVVRHQADWLSGWLLGDWRFGEEGNNLRLGWDLGQRRWQGAIAEQPWSGALPEVVASGALLGPLSPAASNALGLPAHCQVVAGSTDANAAVLAADPQPGDGVTVLGTTLVLKQWSKTPLAGPGISSHRVAGRWLVGGASNAGAGVLRQFFSDALLVELSRQIDPRSSSGLTLRPLPRPGERFPVDDPNLAPILEPRPISDALYLQGLLEGLAQIEAQGWATLQRLGAEPIQRVISLGGGARNPQWRLIRQRILGVPVLNRPHCTGAAGMARLALTAACPP